DNA from Ignavibacteria bacterium:
AGCCGGGGAGGTCACGGTAACATACCTTTTTGTCCTGGGATTAAAGTACGAAAACTCAAATGGCGGAATTTCCTTCTGCCCTTCTGCTCTTGGTACCAGGAGGTATTCAATGGTCTTCTGCCCGTTGACGTAGCTGCCGGATCTGTTGACCTGGTCGTTAACCTTTGGGTCGTATTTTTCAAAGCCCGAAGGAAGCTGCGGCTCTTTTAATTCCAGCAGACTTATATTTCCTGTGCCTGACACTGTAAGCTTAAGTGAAACAGGTTCATTTGCCTTTACCGTATTTTTATCAACTTCAGCCTTGAAGCTGAACTCACCAACGGCTCCGTTAAATGAATTTGGTACGTTCTGCCCCGGCAAGGGAAGAACGTCAATTTTAAGCACATTTGACTTTGCAGTATATTCAACCGTCTGCCCCTGATTGAAAAACGGGTCGTTAAAGAACTCATCAAATATGTCGCCGCGTCTTCTCTGTTTCGGTACAATGACGGGAATCTTCAGTTCAAAGGGCGTTACGGAAAGCTGTCCTGTCTGCGTGGGAAACAGGGCTGCTTTTTTCAGTACGCCAACGTGATACTGCTTGCCGTTATATACTTCCGTTGTAAAATTTATAGTCCTGTTGCCGTCCAGTTCCTCAGCCCAGAAGCCCTGGTAGGTCGGGAGCTTAGATATCTGGGGCGACGAAATATCCATTCTTGTATAGAGCTTATAGGTAATTGTAATCTGCTCACCTTTAAGCACCTTCTGCTTATCGGCAACCGCCCTTATAAAAACGTTATCGCCAATGCTTTGTGAGGAGGCCGACTGGTTATGCTGCTGGCCCCGTGCGCCGTTTTGAGACGCCTGCCCTTTGGTTACAGTAATTGTAATCGGCTGCGTCCTAAGTGTTTTCCCCTTAAAATCGATCGATGCCGAACCGATTGTAAACCTTCCCTGGTTAGGTGCCTGAAGATAAAAGGAATAAGTTAAAGATGCTGAAACGGCACCGTTTATAATCTGCATGCTGGTCGACTGGTTCGGGCCCGAGAGCACTTCAAAGTTCTTAAAGTCCGGAGCCCTGAAACTCCTCAGGGCATTAATATTGTCCCCGCCAAACTGAAATACCACCTGAAAAGGCTCGTTCTGCGGTACAGTCGTACTGTTTACGGATGCCGTAAACGACTGCGCATGAAGATTAGTACTCAGAAGTATTACGCTAAAAAGTAAAGAAAAAAATGTTTTTGTTTTACGCATAGTAAAGTTGTTTATATTCAAATTTGTTTTACCAATCCTTATCGGTTTTAACCGGGCGCCCTTCGTGTTTGCGAAGTTTCTTCTGCAGGTCCAGTTCGTTATTCTTTAAGGCGTTCAATATTCTATCAGCCTCATCCTTCGACATTTTATTTTTATCCTGCTGCTGCTGATTGCCCTGGTTTTTATTCTGCTTGTTCTGGTCCTGTTTATTCTGGTCGTTGTTGTTCTGGTTGTTTTTATTCTGATCCTGCTTGTTCTGATCGCTTTTATTCTGATCCTGTTTATTCTTATCCTTCTGATCCTTGTTCTGGTCCTGTTTATTCTGATCTTTATTCTGGTTCTGTTTGTTGTCCTTATTCTGCTTATTGTCTTTATTGTTCTTGTTCTGATTATTCTGATTCTGCTTAAGGAGGTTAAGGGCATAAGAAAGATTATACTTTGTCTGTGCATCTTTAGGATTCAGCTTCAGAGCCTTCTTGTAGGCGCCTATGCTTTCCTCTATTTTCTGCGACTTAATGAGTGAATTTCCGATATTGTGATAAATGCCCGCCTGCTGAAGCTTATCCTGTGTTTTTTTAAGTGCCTGCTGATAAGACTTAACCGCCTCATCATACCGCTCCTGCTTATACTGCGCATCCCCGAGGTTAAAGTAACTGTTGAAATTATCGGGAGCCTTTTCCGTTCCCTTCTTAAAGTTTGCCTCGGAGTCGGCATACTTCTTCTGCCTGTAGAGGTCCACCCCGCTATTTACAACACCGCGGAGGCTTTGCGCATTAGCTTCCGAAGAAATAAAGACAATAACCATAACGGCCAAAAGGCCTGCAATTTTTTTTGATCCCGTATATATTTTCTTTTTCATACTGTGCAACTATTCTATTCCTAGTTTTCTGTTCAGTTTCGACAAAAGAACATTTTTCTTTTCCGAAACAAAGAATTCTGCTATCAGGAGCACTACAGCTGCGGCCAAAAGATAGTAGTAGCGGTCCTCATAATCTGTAACTCTCGTGGTTCCGAATTCTGTTTTCTCCAGCTTTGAAAGGTCCCCGTAGATCATATCCAGCTCATTTCCGCCGGAACTTCCGCGGTAGTAGCGGCCCTTGCCTTCCCGGGCAATCTGCTGAAGTATAGGTTCATCGAGCTTTGTGACAACAATGTTGCCATCGCGGTCGAGCTTGTAGCCTGACTGAACGCCCTGGGCATTGTACTGCGGAATCGGCACACCGGAAGGAGAGCCGAGTCCAATTGTATAGATTTGAATATTCTTGTCTTCAGCATCCTTTACGGCATCCATAACGTCGCCTTCATGGTCCTCGCCGTCAGTAATGACAACCATTGCCTTCTGCGTTCTGGCGTCACCCTTAAATGACTTCGAAGCCAGCGTTATGGCTGAGCCTATTGCAGTACCGGGCTGAGGCACAGTGCTTGTACTTACGGCACTCAGGAGCAGCTTAGCCGCCGCGTAATCTGTGGTAAGCGGAAACTGTATGTATGCATCTCCGGAGAACACCACAAGTCCTATCCTGTCTCCCCTCAGCCTGTCAATTAAAGATGCAATTGAATGCTTAGCCATCTCAAGGCGGTTGGGCTTTATGTCCTCGGCTTTCATGCTGAGGGAAACGTCAAGCAGGATAAAGACGTCTATTCCTGTCTGCTTTACGTCTTCATACCGCGTTCCCACCTGAGGATTTGCCAGAGCAAGTATTAGTAAAATAAGTACCAGTACAATCATCCCGCTTTTTAAAAAGTATTTCAGCACACTCCTTTCAGGAACAAGCACCTTAAGGAGCTTTGCATCTGAAAACTTCTGGAGTAGTCTCTTCTGGTTTTTGAAAACCAGATAGAAGAACAGAGCTATAAAGGGTACGATGTAAAGTACATATAAATATTCTGTATGTGCAAAACGAAACATGTGTTATCTCAAAAATCTTAAATTAAGGTATCTTTCTAAAAACCGTCCTGGAAAGCCCGATTTCAAACAGGAGTAAAATAAGTCCCCCTCCAAGCCAGCCGTAGAACAGTTCACTTGCATTGCGGTAGGAGGTGACTTCAACTTTTGTC
Protein-coding regions in this window:
- a CDS encoding protein BatD codes for the protein MRKTKTFFSLLFSVILLSTNLHAQSFTASVNSTTVPQNEPFQVVFQFGGDNINALRSFRAPDFKNFEVLSGPNQSTSMQIINGAVSASLTYSFYLQAPNQGRFTIGSASIDFKGKTLRTQPITITVTKGQASQNGARGQQHNQSASSQSIGDNVFIRAVADKQKVLKGEQITITYKLYTRMDISSPQISKLPTYQGFWAEELDGNRTINFTTEVYNGKQYHVGVLKKAALFPTQTGQLSVTPFELKIPVIVPKQRRRGDIFDEFFNDPFFNQGQTVEYTAKSNVLKIDVLPLPGQNVPNSFNGAVGEFSFKAEVDKNTVKANEPVSLKLTVSGTGNISLLELKEPQLPSGFEKYDPKVNDQVNRSGSYVNGQKTIEYLLVPRAEGQKEIPPFEFSYFNPRTKRYVTVTSPAFSINVQKGDGTYANTQGFNKEDVKLLGEDIRYIKTGTESLSRNGGYMVSSFWFWAAAILPALLLAGVISWKRKNDRLEGNVQLMKYTRAEKMARNRLKTARKSMEMNNQQEFYSDISLALFGYLEDKLHIPKASFTLESALERLKDSRVPEDLIGEVKQAVEKCEFVRFAPMNDGASAMKEMYDQAVNIIVDLEKNKV
- a CDS encoding tetratricopeptide repeat protein, whose protein sequence is MKKKIYTGSKKIAGLLAVMVIVFISSEANAQSLRGVVNSGVDLYRQKKYADSEANFKKGTEKAPDNFNSYFNLGDAQYKQERYDEAVKSYQQALKKTQDKLQQAGIYHNIGNSLIKSQKIEESIGAYKKALKLNPKDAQTKYNLSYALNLLKQNQNNQNKNNKDNKQNKDNKQNQNKDQNKQDQNKDQKDKNKQDQNKSDQNKQDQNKNNQNNNDQNKQDQNKQNKNQGNQQQQDKNKMSKDEADRILNALKNNELDLQKKLRKHEGRPVKTDKDW
- a CDS encoding VWA domain-containing protein translates to MFRFAHTEYLYVLYIVPFIALFFYLVFKNQKRLLQKFSDAKLLKVLVPERSVLKYFLKSGMIVLVLILLILALANPQVGTRYEDVKQTGIDVFILLDVSLSMKAEDIKPNRLEMAKHSIASLIDRLRGDRIGLVVFSGDAYIQFPLTTDYAAAKLLLSAVSTSTVPQPGTAIGSAITLASKSFKGDARTQKAMVVITDGEDHEGDVMDAVKDAEDKNIQIYTIGLGSPSGVPIPQYNAQGVQSGYKLDRDGNIVVTKLDEPILQQIAREGKGRYYRGSSGGNELDMIYGDLSKLEKTEFGTTRVTDYEDRYYYLLAAAVVLLIAEFFVSEKKNVLLSKLNRKLGIE